A window of the Phycisphaerae bacterium genome harbors these coding sequences:
- a CDS encoding thioredoxin family protein has product MVSAMITRFLRLWAVLAVVLYSGSLVRAQTDQEDERHARIDLLASVAEVVPGEPFDLGLRFEINDHWHIYWINAGDSGLPPRVDWSMPSGFSVGELRFPVPKRHVSGGDIVTNILEGTPVLLAGVVPSSDVRADSVRIAGDVRYLICNTSCLREQVSVELTLPVASAGGEPVPSHEDVFASARRALPKETSRFLDVSLALSKGGFNPGDDFDLLLNIDIKPQFHIQSNAPLNPAFVATEAFIEPVAGIGFGQPEFPPHKTRELPVIGKVAEFAGKLTVRVPAKVYEAPTVEPIRFGGVLKYQACNETGNCFPPEAVEFSHPFSPDHAVVAHGGDSVAPAVPDGNVVGAQGPTGEAETAQGAPAAGDSETASLTDWLRRLGLPGLLFGCFLYGLAINLTPCVLPLLSIKVLGFVQQAHESRARTAVLGLSFGAGAVLFFVVLGLLAVAGTNILQYPVAVIALGAVVMALALSLLGVWTLQPPSAATSLDARLQQEGIVASFGKGILAPVLGFACTGPFMAAAYGWAVLQPRGIAMLAFLVMGLGMAAPYVLLGFNPRWLSFLPKPGQWMITFERIMGFLLLAMVIWLINPLVTQLGAAGSQWTIVFLIGVALACWIWGQVNLTMSEGRRLSLRALALLVVVLTGGTIYGWIYPIGEAMARQQAQLEARYAAGEDWAEGVPWRRWSRDAVHDAVCAGKTVFVDFTAAYCTQCKVNKKLAIETSEVRNKMRTLDVIPFQADFSFQDPDIADELHRHGAAAVPLNLIYEPGKPENPTVLPTALSKSAVIQSLEKAGPSRVLLASAPDCDT; this is encoded by the coding sequence ATGGTCAGCGCGATGATCACGCGGTTTCTACGCCTTTGGGCGGTGCTTGCCGTTGTCCTGTACTCGGGCAGTCTGGTGCGGGCTCAGACGGATCAGGAAGACGAGCGCCACGCCCGGATCGACCTGTTGGCGTCGGTGGCGGAAGTCGTTCCGGGTGAGCCATTTGATCTGGGCCTCCGATTCGAGATCAACGATCATTGGCACATCTACTGGATCAACGCGGGCGACTCCGGACTGCCTCCACGGGTCGACTGGTCGATGCCGTCCGGTTTCTCGGTCGGCGAGTTGAGATTTCCGGTACCCAAGCGGCATGTGTCCGGCGGGGACATCGTTACCAACATCCTGGAAGGGACGCCTGTGCTGCTTGCCGGCGTGGTCCCGTCTTCCGATGTTCGCGCCGACTCGGTTCGAATCGCGGGCGATGTACGATACCTGATCTGCAATACATCCTGCCTCCGAGAGCAGGTCAGTGTTGAGCTGACGTTGCCCGTCGCGTCTGCGGGAGGTGAGCCGGTGCCGTCCCACGAGGATGTCTTCGCGTCGGCACGTCGTGCGCTCCCCAAGGAGACCAGCCGGTTCCTCGATGTTTCTCTCGCGTTGTCAAAGGGCGGATTCAATCCCGGCGATGATTTTGATCTTCTGCTCAATATCGACATCAAGCCGCAGTTCCACATTCAGTCAAACGCGCCGCTCAACCCGGCTTTCGTGGCGACCGAGGCGTTCATCGAGCCGGTTGCCGGAATCGGATTCGGCCAGCCTGAGTTCCCCCCGCACAAGACGCGGGAGTTGCCCGTAATCGGGAAAGTGGCCGAGTTTGCCGGGAAGCTGACCGTCCGCGTGCCGGCCAAGGTATACGAGGCGCCGACCGTCGAGCCGATTCGCTTCGGCGGCGTCCTCAAATACCAGGCGTGTAATGAGACCGGCAACTGCTTCCCTCCCGAAGCCGTCGAATTCTCGCACCCCTTCAGCCCGGATCATGCCGTGGTCGCCCACGGGGGCGATTCCGTTGCCCCCGCGGTACCCGATGGGAACGTCGTCGGCGCGCAAGGGCCGACGGGGGAGGCCGAGACGGCACAGGGGGCACCCGCCGCAGGCGATTCCGAAACGGCGAGTCTGACCGACTGGCTGCGACGACTGGGACTTCCCGGACTGCTGTTCGGCTGTTTCCTTTACGGTTTGGCCATCAACCTGACGCCATGCGTCCTGCCGCTGCTCTCGATCAAAGTGCTGGGGTTCGTGCAGCAGGCGCACGAATCGCGGGCGCGGACCGCTGTATTGGGTCTGTCGTTCGGTGCGGGTGCCGTGCTGTTCTTCGTGGTGCTGGGATTGCTTGCCGTTGCCGGAACCAACATCCTCCAGTATCCCGTGGCGGTGATTGCGCTCGGTGCCGTGGTGATGGCACTGGCTTTGAGTCTCCTCGGCGTGTGGACGCTCCAGCCGCCGTCCGCGGCCACTTCGCTCGACGCCCGTCTGCAGCAGGAGGGGATTGTCGCTTCATTCGGCAAGGGGATCCTGGCTCCCGTCCTGGGTTTCGCATGCACAGGGCCATTCATGGCCGCCGCCTACGGCTGGGCGGTGCTGCAACCGCGCGGCATTGCCATGCTGGCGTTCCTGGTAATGGGGCTGGGCATGGCGGCGCCCTATGTGCTCCTGGGATTCAATCCGCGCTGGCTGAGCTTCCTGCCGAAACCCGGACAGTGGATGATCACCTTCGAGCGGATCATGGGCTTCCTGCTTCTGGCCATGGTTATCTGGCTGATCAACCCGCTGGTCACGCAGCTCGGTGCCGCGGGGAGCCAGTGGACCATCGTGTTTCTCATCGGCGTGGCCCTGGCCTGCTGGATCTGGGGCCAGGTCAACCTGACCATGTCGGAAGGTCGTCGCCTTTCCCTCCGGGCACTGGCTCTGCTGGTCGTCGTGCTGACCGGTGGAACGATCTACGGGTGGATCTACCCGATTGGCGAAGCGATGGCCCGCCAGCAGGCACAGCTCGAGGCGCGCTACGCCGCGGGGGAGGACTGGGCAGAGGGTGTTCCGTGGCGTCGGTGGTCAAGGGATGCCGTTCACGATGCGGTGTGCGCGGGCAAGACGGTCTTTGTCGATTTCACGGCAGCCTATTGCACGCAGTGCAAGGTCAACAAGAAGTTGGCTATCGAGACTTCCGAAGTGCGGAACAAGATGCGGACCCTGGACGTCATTCCGTTCCAGGCCGACTTCTCCTTCCAGGATCCTGATATCGCCGATGAGCTGCACCGTCACGGAGCGGCCGCGGTTCCGTTGAACCTCATTTACGAGCCGGGCAAACCGGAGAATCCCACCGTCCTTCCGACGGCGCTGAGCAAGTCGGCCGTCATCCAGTCGCTGGAGAAGGCGGGGCCGTCGCGGGTTCTCCTGGCGTCAGCTCCTGATTGCGATACGTAA
- a CDS encoding flavin reductase family protein, which yields MKSYESYRTLISAERQRRDNFRTLLSCVLPRPIAFVSTVSADGIPNLAPFSFFNAVGSNPPAVIFSPCTKADGTSKDTLINLRAVPEFVVNVVPHAIREAMNQASFAYPPEEDEFEAAGFTPLPSKYVRPPRAAESPVHLECRLVQIVPVGDGPLSANICIGEVLCFHLAEDVALPDDTADAGLLDLLGRLGGDDYCTIRDRIAIPKPTANHRSTVAERRFE from the coding sequence ATGAAGTCCTACGAGTCCTATCGCACGCTGATTTCGGCCGAGCGCCAGCGCCGGGATAACTTTCGCACGCTTCTCTCCTGCGTGCTTCCGCGGCCGATTGCGTTTGTCTCCACCGTCTCGGCTGACGGGATTCCCAATCTGGCCCCGTTCTCGTTCTTCAACGCCGTCGGTTCGAATCCGCCGGCGGTCATCTTCTCGCCCTGCACGAAGGCGGACGGAACGTCCAAGGATACGCTGATCAATCTTCGCGCGGTTCCGGAGTTCGTGGTCAACGTCGTGCCCCACGCGATCCGCGAGGCGATGAACCAGGCGTCGTTCGCCTATCCGCCGGAGGAGGACGAATTCGAGGCCGCGGGATTCACGCCGCTTCCATCGAAATACGTCCGACCGCCGCGCGCGGCCGAATCCCCGGTCCATCTCGAGTGTCGCCTGGTGCAGATCGTGCCGGTGGGGGACGGTCCGCTGTCCGCCAACATCTGCATCGGCGAAGTCCTGTGCTTTCACCTTGCAGAGGACGTAGCCCTTCCGGACGACACGGCGGACGCCGGACTGCTCGATCTTCTCGGCCGGCTCGGCGGCGACGACTACTGCACCATCCGCGACCGCATCGCCATACCGAAGCCCACGGCCAATCACCGCTCGACGGTCGCCGAACGCCGCTTTGAATAG
- the mutY gene encoding A/G-specific adenine glycosylase, with amino-acid sequence MPHDRRQIQRIRRRLLAWYDRERRDLPWRRRAKDAYAQWVAEIMLQQTRVETVIPYYERFMARFPDADRLARAGHQTVLKHWEGLGYYRRVMHLHDAVRQLRSEGRGVPTSAAELRELPGVGEYTAAAISSIAFHERAAAVDGNVARIICRLFALEDDPKAPAGRDAVRAISMALLSPRRPGDFNQAWMDLGSAVCRPRRPDCPRCPLRSACVAATEGSPEQWPRRAKRKAAPHVSVSVAAIQSGGRMLVRRRPRGGLWSGLWEFPSRECREGGTGIDSLRELLHALGIEPSFIHSPLHVRHQLTHRALDFEVFRCDVCSAAPSESGNRMTQFRWVSPAQFERLPVSTAHRRIHAALSRS; translated from the coding sequence GTGCCGCATGACAGGCGGCAGATCCAGCGGATCCGCCGCCGCTTGCTGGCCTGGTACGATCGCGAGCGCCGCGATCTCCCCTGGCGACGCCGCGCGAAGGATGCCTACGCCCAGTGGGTCGCGGAAATCATGCTCCAGCAGACGCGCGTGGAAACGGTGATTCCCTACTACGAGCGTTTCATGGCACGTTTTCCCGACGCGGACAGGCTCGCCCGGGCCGGACATCAGACGGTGCTCAAGCACTGGGAGGGTCTCGGCTATTACCGGCGTGTCATGCACCTGCACGATGCCGTGCGCCAACTGCGAAGCGAGGGACGCGGCGTCCCGACGAGCGCAGCCGAGCTGCGTGAGCTGCCCGGCGTCGGAGAATATACTGCGGCGGCAATCAGCTCGATCGCATTTCATGAGCGGGCGGCGGCCGTGGATGGCAACGTCGCGAGGATCATCTGTCGGCTCTTCGCGCTGGAGGACGATCCTAAAGCACCTGCCGGGCGCGATGCCGTTCGTGCCATTTCGATGGCACTTCTCTCACCACGACGGCCGGGCGACTTCAACCAGGCGTGGATGGATCTGGGAAGTGCCGTCTGCAGGCCGCGCCGGCCGGATTGCCCCCGGTGCCCGCTTCGTTCGGCGTGCGTTGCCGCGACGGAGGGATCACCCGAGCAATGGCCTCGGCGGGCAAAGCGGAAAGCCGCTCCACACGTATCGGTATCCGTGGCGGCGATTCAGTCCGGGGGCCGGATGCTGGTCCGGCGCCGGCCCCGCGGCGGACTCTGGTCGGGATTGTGGGAGTTTCCATCCCGGGAGTGTCGGGAGGGAGGCACGGGTATCGATTCGCTGAGGGAGTTGTTGCACGCGCTGGGGATCGAGCCGAGTTTCATTCATTCCCCGCTTCACGTGCGGCATCAGCTCACGCACCGCGCGCTCGACTTCGAGGTATTTCGCTGCGACGTTTGCTCGGCGGCGCCGTCGGAATCCGGCAACCGTATGACCCAATTTCGGTGGGTTTCGCCCGCACAATTTGAGCGCCTGCCCGTTTCCACCGCCCACCGGCGGATTCATGCGGCATTGTCTCGATCGTGA
- a CDS encoding O-acetyl-ADP-ribose deacetylase, translated as MNRIEIVRGDITRQEVDAIVNAANERLAGGGGVDGAIHRAAGPELLVECRGIGGCPTGEARITKAYRLPARFVIHTVGPIWRGGGSGERGLLAGCYRSSLALAREYGCATVAFPAISCGVYGYPMAEAAKVSLRAVLDDQAQFDSPKLVRWVMFDDPAYDAWTASIREIQT; from the coding sequence ATGAACCGCATTGAGATTGTTCGTGGCGATATTACCCGCCAGGAGGTGGACGCAATCGTCAACGCCGCCAACGAGCGACTGGCCGGCGGCGGGGGTGTCGACGGTGCGATTCACCGCGCCGCTGGTCCGGAACTCCTCGTCGAGTGTCGGGGCATCGGCGGTTGTCCGACGGGTGAGGCTCGAATCACCAAGGCGTACCGGCTTCCCGCGCGGTTCGTGATTCATACCGTCGGTCCCATCTGGCGGGGCGGAGGATCGGGCGAACGGGGTCTGCTCGCCGGATGTTATCGCTCGTCCCTGGCGCTGGCCCGTGAATACGGGTGCGCGACAGTGGCGTTCCCCGCAATCAGTTGCGGTGTTTACGGGTATCCGATGGCGGAGGCGGCCAAGGTCTCGCTTCGCGCGGTACTTGATGATCAGGCTCAATTCGACTCGCCCAAGCTGGTTCGCTGGGTCATGTTCGATGACCCCGCTTACGACGCCTGGACAGCCTCGATCCGCGAAATCCAGACCTAG
- a CDS encoding S8 family serine peptidase, with product MRRKHPVSRSTQFLSLLTVALVAFAARSALAQDHYIVQPDGSRTPLVRSETELAVIVSEGKPVAAMSRTLATEDIGVIEDFDHAPFAPVKRLRTNGPAKARMSAAKAQPGIIEVHPIFRTMQGDLPLVSTGTINVRVAADLSEEERNKLWTDYRLAVVRPVEGLSDVYVVSPIDHDEDEVTRAADMAIDSRIVWSQPNFRTPIRTHQIAISDPLYSFQWHLDNRGQRGGLAGADINAPEAWNTSTGLDVLFGIFDDSCDVDHPDLRGGYIGVGQDLALPSSAPGSDDPRPKSIGDEHGTAVMGLAAARANTIGVRGVAYLSQFTASRGLNDFIDDADIAGAYNFARQQKVDVHINSWGFFPGFPAPAIIVEAIDLAFRDGRDLDEDGPNLPRGMVLVFAAGNDGIELDANDDLASLNTVIGIGASNIFDQITSYSNFGRNIDVLAPGADDDGLIATTDNNDNAGYVDDGYNVGGFDQFTGEPEIEPTGLYTGNFSGTSAACPIAAGTAGLILSVNPDLTATDVRQILEHTCDRVSPEDAGYDPITKRSLRYGFGRINAQRAAEAALQAASGNGLTWPYPPGNFRVGAGELRFTQNGSQLEFRYQEEDFEPDDPDAPPQPRASTEDFLVVASDSPFTFDADEFPVDGVCYDDQQLGCSGAVLQTLPTGVSVIAVGCALSCDGSESLCEAGADKCVGFLTPAGTRYFGIYARNSLGRYSHGVKVDSEGNILDPGFILGETTGGGGGGGGVPVSAPRVSIEATPLSGTSPLTVRFAGNATSAVPIDSTKTAWDFDTTDSVAIDSTSRNTSYTYVVPAGQTRTFIARLTMQDTEGRAGFAQAAIRVEGSGGGDDSGQAGEASIIISIPGTVGSDVDSGTSPFTVQLSVDTSGLVGTLQSVRWDLGDGTTANSLFVSHTYVNATDNALRLPVTATVNTVTTGGTTLTTSVSRTITILPGSGTGPIEPPPLDGTTPEGPGGSVNPCAAMGMLPLFVISFTLLGMRRRRRR from the coding sequence ATGCGACGGAAACACCCAGTATCCCGTTCAACACAATTCCTTTCACTCCTGACTGTTGCGCTGGTCGCCTTTGCGGCCCGGAGCGCGCTCGCTCAGGATCACTACATCGTCCAGCCCGACGGCAGCCGCACGCCGCTGGTCCGGTCGGAGACGGAGTTGGCCGTTATCGTTTCCGAAGGGAAGCCCGTCGCAGCGATGAGCCGCACGCTGGCAACGGAGGACATCGGCGTGATCGAGGACTTCGACCACGCCCCGTTCGCTCCCGTCAAGCGCTTACGCACCAACGGGCCGGCCAAGGCGCGGATGAGCGCCGCGAAGGCCCAACCGGGAATCATCGAGGTTCATCCGATATTTCGAACAATGCAGGGCGATCTTCCCCTGGTCTCTACGGGTACCATCAACGTTCGTGTGGCCGCCGATCTCTCCGAAGAGGAGCGGAACAAGCTCTGGACCGATTATCGCCTGGCGGTCGTGCGCCCCGTCGAAGGTCTTAGCGATGTCTACGTCGTCAGCCCGATCGATCATGACGAGGATGAGGTGACTCGCGCGGCCGACATGGCGATTGATTCGCGGATTGTGTGGTCACAGCCGAATTTCCGTACACCCATACGGACCCATCAAATCGCCATTTCCGATCCGCTTTACAGTTTTCAGTGGCATCTGGACAACCGCGGTCAGCGGGGCGGGCTTGCTGGTGCCGACATCAACGCGCCCGAAGCTTGGAACACGTCCACCGGCCTGGACGTGCTCTTCGGCATATTCGACGATTCCTGTGACGTGGATCATCCCGATCTGCGCGGCGGATACATCGGCGTGGGGCAGGACCTGGCGCTGCCTTCGTCGGCGCCGGGATCCGACGATCCGCGTCCCAAGTCGATCGGTGACGAGCATGGAACGGCCGTAATGGGACTCGCCGCGGCCCGGGCCAATACGATCGGCGTTCGCGGCGTCGCTTATCTCTCACAGTTCACGGCTTCGCGGGGTTTGAATGATTTCATCGACGATGCAGACATAGCCGGGGCGTACAATTTCGCGCGCCAGCAGAAAGTGGACGTCCATATCAACAGCTGGGGCTTCTTTCCCGGTTTTCCCGCTCCGGCGATCATCGTGGAAGCGATCGATCTGGCCTTCAGAGACGGTCGCGATCTGGATGAGGACGGCCCGAATCTGCCGAGGGGCATGGTGCTTGTCTTTGCGGCGGGCAATGACGGTATCGAACTGGACGCGAATGACGATCTGGCGTCACTCAACACGGTCATCGGTATCGGTGCGTCCAACATCTTCGACCAGATTACCAGCTACAGCAACTTCGGTCGCAATATCGATGTGCTGGCTCCGGGTGCGGATGACGACGGCCTGATCGCCACGACGGACAACAATGACAATGCCGGCTACGTTGACGACGGGTACAACGTCGGCGGCTTCGACCAATTCACCGGGGAACCGGAAATCGAGCCGACCGGATTGTACACCGGCAATTTCTCCGGCACTTCCGCGGCATGTCCGATTGCCGCCGGTACGGCGGGCCTCATCCTGTCCGTCAATCCCGACCTCACCGCCACCGATGTCCGGCAGATCCTCGAGCATACGTGTGATCGGGTCAGCCCGGAGGATGCCGGGTACGATCCCATCACCAAGCGCAGCCTGCGCTACGGCTTCGGCCGCATCAACGCCCAGCGCGCCGCCGAAGCGGCCCTGCAGGCCGCCTCCGGGAATGGTCTGACCTGGCCTTATCCTCCGGGCAACTTCCGGGTCGGGGCAGGTGAATTGCGGTTTACCCAGAACGGCAGTCAACTCGAATTTCGGTACCAGGAAGAGGATTTCGAACCGGATGATCCGGACGCACCCCCTCAGCCTCGGGCGTCGACCGAGGACTTTCTCGTGGTCGCCAGCGACAGTCCTTTCACTTTCGATGCGGATGAGTTTCCGGTCGACGGTGTCTGCTACGACGATCAACAGCTAGGTTGCAGCGGGGCTGTACTCCAGACGCTTCCCACTGGCGTTTCCGTAATTGCCGTGGGCTGCGCGCTTTCCTGCGACGGTTCAGAATCGCTGTGCGAGGCGGGTGCGGATAAGTGCGTGGGCTTCCTCACGCCGGCCGGCACACGCTATTTCGGCATCTATGCACGCAACTCGCTTGGACGGTACTCCCACGGCGTCAAGGTGGATTCGGAAGGCAACATCCTCGACCCGGGATTCATTCTTGGTGAGACCACGGGCGGTGGGGGCGGCGGCGGCGGTGTTCCCGTTTCTGCTCCGCGGGTGTCCATTGAAGCCACACCGCTTTCTGGAACGTCACCGCTTACGGTACGGTTCGCTGGGAATGCGACCAGCGCGGTGCCCATTGATTCGACCAAGACCGCCTGGGATTTCGACACGACGGATTCGGTGGCCATCGATTCAACATCTCGTAATACGTCCTACACCTACGTCGTACCGGCCGGGCAGACGAGAACGTTCATCGCCCGCCTGACCATGCAGGACACGGAGGGTCGAGCCGGCTTTGCCCAGGCGGCCATTCGCGTGGAGGGTTCGGGCGGCGGGGACGATTCCGGTCAGGCAGGGGAAGCCTCCATCATCATCAGCATACCCGGAACGGTCGGGTCCGACGTAGATTCCGGAACCTCTCCTTTCACCGTGCAATTGAGCGTGGATACCTCCGGGCTCGTCGGAACGTTGCAGTCCGTGCGCTGGGACCTTGGTGACGGAACCACGGCCAACAGCCTTTTCGTCAGCCACACGTACGTCAATGCCACAGATAACGCATTGCGGCTACCTGTCACGGCCACGGTCAACACGGTTACAACCGGCGGTACCACGCTCACGACGAGTGTCTCGCGGACCATCACCATCCTGCCCGGCTCGGGCACCGGTCCGATCGAGCCTCCGCCGCTGGATGGAACGACTCCGGAAGGACCGGGCGGTTCGGTGAATCCGTGTGCGGCCATGGGAATGCTGCCGCTGTTCGTGATTTCGTTTACGCTGCTGGGCATGCGTCGTCGAAGGCGGCGCTAG
- a CDS encoding YHS domain protein, with amino-acid sequence MVAALTVSVASAWAGNPKEEESLRKMQFNLDKNGLAIEGYDPVAYFPEGGEKPAKGSPDYQATRLGVTYWFVNDENRQRFLADPEKYEPAYGGWCAYAMGAKGAKVEVDPKAYEVRDGHLFLFYRSILTDTRKPWGKNRDTLKPAADKNWEQVIHDPADKAKKGK; translated from the coding sequence TTGGTGGCGGCGTTGACGGTGTCAGTGGCAAGCGCCTGGGCTGGGAATCCCAAGGAGGAAGAGTCCCTCCGCAAGATGCAGTTCAATCTCGACAAGAACGGGCTGGCGATTGAGGGCTACGACCCCGTGGCCTATTTCCCGGAAGGCGGAGAAAAGCCCGCCAAGGGTTCGCCCGACTACCAGGCCACGCGGCTCGGCGTGACGTATTGGTTTGTCAACGATGAAAATCGCCAGCGATTCCTGGCCGATCCGGAGAAATACGAACCGGCCTACGGCGGGTGGTGCGCATACGCGATGGGGGCCAAGGGCGCCAAGGTGGAAGTGGACCCCAAGGCGTACGAGGTCCGCGATGGCCACCTGTTCCTCTTCTATCGAAGCATCCTCACGGATACGCGGAAGCCCTGGGGCAAGAATCGCGATACGCTGAAACCCGCCGCCGACAAGAACTGGGAGCAGGTCATTCACGACCCGGCCGACAAGGCGAAGAAGGGGAAGTAG
- a CDS encoding adenosylhomocysteinase, protein MTTAVQDFKVADLGLADFGRKEIVLAEHEMPGLMATRREYGTRKPLKGARITGSLHMTIQTAVLIETLVELGAEVRWASCNIFSTQDHAAAAIAKAGTPVFAWKGETLEEYWWCTEQALSFPEGGPTLIVDDGGDATLLIHLGYEAEERYAKDGTLPDPDATDNEEMAVILRVIRDGLEREPQRWHRMAEMLVGVSEETTTGVHRLYERQEKGTLLFPAINVNDSVTKSKFDNLYGCRHSLVDGIMRATDVMLAGKVAVVLGFGDVGKGCAQSLRGQGCRVLVTEVDPICALQACMEGYQVVTLEDVVSTADLFVTATGCCDVILASHMAKMKNQAIVCNIGHFDNEIDMAGLKKLPGVKKVNIKPQVDKWVQPDGRCILVLAEGRLVNLGCATGHPSFVMSNSFTNQVIAQVELFQNAANYDKKVYTLPKHLDEKVARLHLGQLGAKLSKLTAKQASYLGISVDGPYKPDQYRY, encoded by the coding sequence ATGACCACGGCGGTGCAGGATTTCAAGGTGGCGGACCTCGGGCTGGCGGATTTCGGGCGCAAGGAGATCGTCCTGGCGGAACACGAAATGCCCGGACTCATGGCCACGAGACGGGAATACGGCACCAGGAAGCCGCTCAAGGGCGCGCGCATCACCGGCTCCCTGCACATGACTATTCAGACGGCCGTGCTGATCGAAACCCTCGTCGAGCTCGGGGCGGAGGTCCGCTGGGCAAGTTGCAACATTTTCAGCACGCAGGACCATGCCGCGGCGGCGATTGCCAAGGCCGGCACGCCCGTTTTCGCCTGGAAGGGCGAAACCCTCGAAGAATACTGGTGGTGCACGGAACAGGCGCTCTCCTTCCCCGAAGGCGGACCGACGCTGATCGTCGATGACGGCGGCGACGCCACGCTGCTGATCCACCTCGGCTACGAGGCCGAGGAGCGCTACGCGAAGGACGGAACCCTGCCCGATCCGGACGCAACCGACAACGAAGAGATGGCCGTCATTCTTCGCGTCATTCGCGACGGTCTGGAGCGCGAGCCGCAGCGCTGGCACCGCATGGCCGAGATGCTCGTCGGCGTCAGCGAGGAGACAACGACGGGCGTGCACCGGCTCTACGAGCGTCAGGAGAAAGGCACGCTGCTCTTCCCGGCGATCAATGTCAACGACAGCGTGACCAAGAGCAAGTTCGACAACCTGTACGGCTGTCGGCACTCGCTCGTCGACGGCATCATGCGGGCGACGGATGTCATGCTGGCGGGCAAGGTCGCGGTCGTGCTGGGCTTCGGCGACGTGGGCAAGGGATGCGCCCAGAGCCTGCGTGGGCAAGGGTGCCGCGTGCTTGTCACCGAGGTCGATCCCATCTGCGCTCTCCAGGCCTGCATGGAGGGCTACCAGGTGGTCACGCTCGAAGACGTGGTATCCACGGCCGACTTGTTCGTCACCGCCACGGGCTGCTGTGACGTGATTCTCGCCTCGCACATGGCCAAGATGAAAAACCAGGCCATCGTGTGCAACATCGGGCACTTCGACAACGAGATCGACATGGCCGGGCTCAAAAAGCTGCCCGGCGTCAAGAAGGTGAACATCAAGCCGCAGGTGGATAAGTGGGTACAACCCGACGGCCGCTGCATCCTGGTGCTAGCGGAAGGCCGACTCGTCAATCTCGGCTGCGCCACGGGTCACCCGAGTTTCGTGATGAGCAACAGCTTCACGAACCAGGTCATCGCCCAGGTCGAACTTTTCCAGAACGCCGCGAACTACGACAAGAAGGTCTACACGCTGCCCAAGCACCTGGACGAGAAAGTCGCCCGTCTGCACCTCGGCCAGCTCGGGGCAAAGCTCTCCAAGCTCACGGCGAAACAGGCGAGCTACCTGGGCATCAGCGTGGACGGCCCATACAAGCCGGACCAGTATCGGTATTAG
- a CDS encoding sigma-70 family RNA polymerase sigma factor — MVKRPKSQRGDVLGGASRPVPMEDLELAEQVRQGDVEAFARLVEKYQDRLFNTCWRICGNLEDARDLTQDAFLRAFEKFASFRHQSSVYTWLFRIAVNLALSYRRKQAVRSEVTFDADAHFGAQARGLVQPGTAGSVEDEPDAAVAGREQQRKVTDALRRMDAEQRAVLVLRDIEEMNYEEIGIVLELPVGTVKSRLHRARMTLRDMVSGA; from the coding sequence GTGGTGAAGCGTCCAAAGTCTCAGCGAGGCGATGTGCTCGGCGGTGCCTCCCGTCCCGTGCCCATGGAAGACCTGGAGCTTGCCGAACAGGTGCGGCAGGGTGATGTTGAGGCTTTTGCCAGGCTCGTGGAGAAGTATCAGGATCGCCTGTTTAACACGTGCTGGCGAATCTGCGGAAACCTGGAGGACGCCCGGGACCTGACCCAGGACGCCTTCTTGCGGGCATTCGAGAAGTTTGCGTCGTTCAGGCATCAGTCAAGCGTCTACACCTGGTTATTCCGAATCGCCGTGAACTTGGCGCTGAGCTATCGCCGGAAGCAGGCCGTCCGATCGGAGGTTACTTTTGATGCGGATGCGCACTTCGGCGCACAGGCACGGGGGCTCGTTCAGCCGGGAACAGCGGGCAGCGTTGAGGACGAGCCCGATGCGGCAGTGGCGGGTCGAGAGCAGCAGCGGAAAGTGACGGACGCGCTGCGGCGGATGGACGCCGAACAGCGGGCGGTGCTGGTGCTGCGGGACATCGAAGAGATGAATTACGAGGAAATCGGCATCGTGCTCGAGCTGCCCGTCGGCACCGTGAAATCGCGGCTGCACCGGGCGCGGATGACGCTGCGTGATATGGTTTCGGGCGCCTAG
- a CDS encoding NUDIX domain-containing protein, with the protein MRRKRKLYVAGIIERSDNVILIQVSPETGDGERRWQFPRGAAREDESPEGAMRRVGRSAAGAPVEIVVGQPPLLAQIDGEEVELRYFFCGVALSETRELDEARWRWIRKGHLREYDFDDPSKEVAEWLLEQG; encoded by the coding sequence GTGCGCCGCAAGAGAAAGCTGTACGTCGCGGGGATCATCGAGCGAAGCGACAACGTGATACTGATCCAGGTTTCACCGGAAACCGGGGACGGCGAGCGACGCTGGCAGTTTCCGCGAGGGGCGGCGCGGGAGGACGAGTCGCCGGAAGGGGCGATGCGTCGCGTGGGTCGATCGGCTGCGGGAGCGCCTGTGGAAATCGTTGTCGGTCAGCCGCCGCTTCTGGCGCAGATCGATGGCGAAGAAGTCGAGCTCCGCTATTTTTTCTGCGGGGTGGCGTTGAGCGAGACGCGCGAGCTGGATGAGGCGAGATGGCGATGGATCCGCAAGGGGCATCTGCGCGAATACGATTTCGATGACCCCTCGAAAGAGGTTGCCGAATGGTTGTTGGAGCAGGGGTAG